CCGCGTGCCGAAAGGCGGTGCCATGCTCATGAAGCCGCTATTATTGCATTCTTCCCTACGATCGACAGGCACACAACGCCGACGTGTTATCCATTTGGAATTCTCCAATACAGAATTGCCGATGGGGTTGGCATGGGGGGAGAGGGAGTGAGGAGAGAGGAGAGAAGTGAGAGGAAAGAGGAGAGAGGCGCAATTTGGAAGTTCGACTTTTTACCGTCCTCCTTTACCCACTTTTACCTGCTTTTTTTGGGAAAGCCGTTTTACCGGTTCGTTTCTCCGCCCGCTTCACGATGAACTTCATCGTTGACCGGTAATTGTACATCCTACATGGTTCATCGTTCATTGTTCATTGTTCATTGTTCCCTTCCCTCAACCCTCAACTTTGAACTCTCAACCCAAAACCCAAAACCTCATTTCACTATCTTAGCGCCATGAAACAAACTCTACTCCTTCTGTTACTCAGTGCGTTTGCCGCTTCTGCGCAGATTGTGAACATACCCGATTACCAGTTCAAGACGGCACTGCGGAACGGACTCTGTGTCGATACCGACAACAACGGCGTGCCCGACGCCAATGCCGATCTCAATAACGACGACGAAATCCAGGTGTCGGAGGCAGAGGCGGTTCAGTACCTCTACATACTAGCACAATACAATGTCAGTGATCTAACGGGTATCGAGGCGTTTGTCAACCTGCGCACCCTCTATTGCGACTACCACACGCTGACCACACTTGATGTGTCGATGATGCCCGATCTTCGTTGGCTTACGGTGAACAGCAACGACCTCACTACCCTTAATCTGGGTACCATTAGCGCCTTGGAGAAACTCGAAGTTGTAGGTAATGCGCTCACTTCGCTCGACCTCTCGCACCTGTCCAACCTAAAACACCTGAGTTGTGCCAGTAACCCACTCGGCTCGCTCGACCTGTCGGTGTGTACGCAATTGGAAGAACTATACTGCGGTGCGAACGGCCTAAATTCGCTCGACTTGTCGACCGTGCCGATGTTGAAGAAATTGTATTGCAGCGAGAACAACCTTTCGTCCCTATCGTTTGCTAATAATCCGCTTTTGGAGGAAGTCGTTTGCTCGTCGAACGACATGACGACACTCAATATCAGTTCCCTCTCCAACCTGAAGAAGTTGACCGCCGAAAGCTGCCCACTCAATGGACTCGACATCACGGGCCTCACGCAACTGACACAGGTGGCGTGCAACTTCAATCAGTTCCAGAGTTTTTCGCATGGTAATAACAGCGCACTGACCTCGTTGGAGATTACGGGGTATCCCGGCAATGTGGGAGGTATACTCAACCTGTCGGATGTGCCTACGCTCAAGACGCTTACTTGCAATAACCTGGCGTTAACCGGACTCAACCTAACCGGCGTCCAGCTTACGTCACTTCAGTTCAGCGGTAACCAGATCACTACTATTGATATTAGTAATATGCCCGGACTCACGTCCATTGTCGGGAATTACAACAACCTGCAATCGATGTTCATCAAGAACGGAGCCGTCAGCAGCGACCAATACCTGTTCAACTTCTACGGAAACCCGAACCTCCAGTATATCTGCTGCGATGAAGGCGAACTCAGCGTCATCCAGGCGAAACTGGCGACGAGCCAATACGCAGGCATGAACAATGTCACCTATAACACCTACTGTTCGTTCGTGCCTGGCGGCGCGTTCCATTCCATTGACGGCGTGGCCCGTTTTGATGACGGTAATAACGGTTGCAGCGACACCGATCCGCTCTTTTCGCACTTACGCATGAAGGTGTCCGCCGGAGCGGTAAGTTCGTTTTTGGTGGGAGACGGTACCGGCCTTTACGATATTGACCTTCAGGCAGGCACCTACACCATTACGCCACAGCCGGAGAACCCGACGTATTTCACCGTCACACCGACCAGTGCCACGATTACCTTACCTGCTGCTTCCAACCCGATCACACAGTCTTTCTGCATCAAAGCCAACGGCAGCCACCCCGATGTGGAGGTCGCCATTGTGCCGGAAAACCGCGCACGCCCGGGCTTTGTGTCGCGCTATGAAATTGTCCTTCGAAACAAAGGCAACAAAACCGCTTCCGGCGTCGTGAACTTTGATTTTCCGGAAGACTACCTCACACCGGCCTCGGTCAACCCGGCGCCCGATACGGATTCGTCTTCGGCCTATAGTTGGAGTTATAACGATTTACTGCCGTATGAGATACGGACGTTCCATGCGTGGTTTACCCTCAACACACCGCTGGACCCGGACTTCCCGCTGGAAAGCGGCGATGTGTTGTCGTATACCGCCACGGCCACACTGCAGTATACCGACGATCTTCCGGCCGACAATACCTTTACGTTCAACCACCGCGTGGTGAATTCAAACGACCCGAACGACAAGACCTGCCTCGAAGGCGATACCATCGTGCCGGAGAAAGTAGGGGAGTATGTCCACTATGTCATCCGCTTTGAAAACGTCGGATCGGCTGAGGCAGAGAATATCGTCGTAAAAGACGTTATCGATACCAATAAGTTTGATATCAATACATTGGTGCCGCTCACCGGAAGCCATGATTTCGTGACGAAAATCCGGAATACGAATACCGTCGAGTTCATCTTCGAGAACATCATGCTGCCGTTTGACGACGCCAACAACGACGGATACGTGAGTTTCAAGATTAAGACCAAACCGAACCTGGTGCTGGGCAATACATTCAGCAACAGCGCGTCAATCTATTTCGATTTCAACGCCGCCATTGTCACCAATACGGCCCTGACCACGGTAGCCAACCTCGGTGCTCAGGGCTTTGGGGATACCTCCCTGACCGTGTGGCCGAATCCGGTGCACGATCGACTCTATGTAACCACAACACAACCGGTCGACTACCTCGAACTCACCGACCTGTCAGGCCGCAGTCTTCGTGCCATTGCGCACAGCGAATCGGTTTCGGTAGCTGGGCTTCCTACAGGCGTCTACCTACTTACGGTAACGTCAGGCGGAAAAGCGACGGCCCGGAAAGTGGTGGTAGAGTAGAGGGTTGATAGTTGAGGGTTCTTGGTTCAACGTTGTCAGTTGTTCAATGAAACCGTGCACTCACATAAGAGTACTGCCATTAGTGAGAAGTTTTTATAGCAAAAGAGTTGTTCGTGGATATGTATTTTGTTTGTCGATTTCTCAATTGTAGTTTTTTCCTTTGATTACAAAGAAAGAGCCTCTAATCGTTCCCGCGAGTTTGGATTTTTGTCGTGCGAATTTAAACTCACGTAGCTCTTCCGGAATATCCATACCGTCGGCAAGTTTGAACCCAACAGCTCTCTTTCCGTCTTCATCAAGTGTATAAAGAACGTTTATTGCCAAGCCGTTTTCATAGAATACATACATCCATTTTATTCCTTCAACTAATAAGCTGGCTGACTCTAAAGGTTTTGATTTTATCGTGATATTTCGCTCCTTTTTTAATATGTTCGTAACCCAGTCTATTACCTCTTCGCTTTGAGACGCAGGTTCAACAATAAAATCTTTATTGTATTTATTTTTGAAATAACGAGCTTCATTGGCTCGCAAACCGGCAAGTGCCTTTGCAAAGGGCGATGTTTCTAAACCAATGGTACTTACATCTTTGAAGTCTACCAGATATCCCATAAATTCATTATTTAGTCGTAAAACAAACCCTTCTTTCCGCCGGTCTCAAATACCAGGATGCAACAGTTAGACACGGGAAAAAGAATACCGGTAATGCGTTTATTGGCTCTTCTCTGCTAGCCAAGTGTGAAATGACTCCACCGGATAGAAGGAAAAACAAACCAGCGTAGGCCCATTCTTTGAGAAGCGTGTATCTCGGGATGAGGATAGCAACCACCGCCAGTAACTTCCAAACACCTAAAATGGAGAGTACATAAAGTGGATAACCCAGGCTCAGCATTCCGTCAACGTTTGGTTTAGCTTTGATTAGTTGGGCGATACCGCCCGCGGTCATTCCAAAACACAATAAAACTGTCACGATCCAGAAGGCGTTTTTTTTTGATTTTTGATTTCCCATGTTACTTATAGTTCATTTTTAAAAATTTCCTGCAATTTGTTGTGCGCCGAATTGAGTCCATTGGCAAAAGGTAGTTTCAGTTGTTCCGCTCTGTGCTTCTCTGATTTGTAAATTATTTGAATTGTGAGCTTCGATCTGTGGTCAGTAAGTTTCTCAAATTCCAGAAACTCAATTTGGGCACCGATTGGAAGGTTTTCAATTTCGAACGTTCTCGTAATTTTTCGATTTGGTAACACTTCGTGAAGCGTACCATGCGCTTTGAATACCACTTGGCCATTGTAAGAGGTTTCAAACTCATAACTTCCGTGGCGTCCGTTTTCAAGTTTTATCACTTTTGTACCCATCCATTGTTCTATCAGTTTTGCCTCTGTGTAGGCTTTGAAAACCAATTCAACCGGTAAGTCAAATTCTCTCGTGATAATTAGGTCTTGCTTGCCCTCCTCGGCGTCTATTTTCGTTTTTTGTTCCATCAGATTTCAGGTTGAGATTTCATAAGAATTTCTAATTTCGTAAACCTATCCTCCCACATTTTCCGGAATGGCTCGATATAGTCCGCTATCACCTTCATTTTTTCAGGGTTGAAATGATAATAAATCTCTCTCCCTTTTTGTTCCTGTTTTAAAAGTTCACACTCCGTTAGAATTTGTAGATGCTTCGAAACGGTAGGGCGTGCCGTATCAAAATTTGAGGCGATCGTCCCCGCCGTCAACGATTGTGAAGTCAGTAAGAGCAAAATAGACCGTCTTGTTGGATCGGCTATCGCTTGAAAAACGTCTCGTCGTAGTTCCATTATGAAGTTATTTGACTACAAATATAAATGTAGTTATTTGACTACGCAAATAAATTTTAAAAAAGCGATTGTTAGCCTTTTACGAGCAACTTATCACTAACTGATACCCTTTTCAATCATTCGAACCAAGCTGTCTTCGGGCTTCGCGTTTGCTTTAAGGAATACCTGGTCGATGATATAGCCATGAAGGTACCGCGATCCCGCCTTCGTAAAGGAAATGGAATAGAAAGGTATTTCGCGGTGGTTGATCGCTCCAAAAGTGTCCTTCGCGATTGTTTTGAGGGTCTCGAAGCCGATCTTACTTTGGCCTGAAACCGTCACGACCACTTTGATGTAGGGATGGTGGTCGTCATCGAAAGAGGTTATTATGGTATCAAGAATGCGCTGTAAAGAATCCGACCGTTGTAGTGCTGGCCTATATTTACCGTGTCCGGAATACAATCTCCAACTGGTG
This genomic interval from Flavobacterium sp. HJ-32-4 contains the following:
- a CDS encoding DoxX family protein gives rise to the protein MGNQKSKKNAFWIVTVLLCFGMTAGGIAQLIKAKPNVDGMLSLGYPLYVLSILGVWKLLAVVAILIPRYTLLKEWAYAGLFFLLSGGVISHLASREEPINALPVFFFPCLTVASWYLRPAERRVCFTTK
- a CDS encoding SRPBCC domain-containing protein, encoding MEQKTKIDAEEGKQDLIITREFDLPVELVFKAYTEAKLIEQWMGTKVIKLENGRHGSYEFETSYNGQVVFKAHGTLHEVLPNRKITRTFEIENLPIGAQIEFLEFEKLTDHRSKLTIQIIYKSEKHRAEQLKLPFANGLNSAHNKLQEIFKNEL
- a CDS encoding helix-turn-helix transcriptional regulator, with product MELRRDVFQAIADPTRRSILLLLTSQSLTAGTIASNFDTARPTVSKHLQILTECELLKQEQKGREIYYHFNPEKMKVIADYIEPFRKMWEDRFTKLEILMKSQPEI
- a CDS encoding T9SS type A sorting domain-containing protein; the protein is MKQTLLLLLLSAFAASAQIVNIPDYQFKTALRNGLCVDTDNNGVPDANADLNNDDEIQVSEAEAVQYLYILAQYNVSDLTGIEAFVNLRTLYCDYHTLTTLDVSMMPDLRWLTVNSNDLTTLNLGTISALEKLEVVGNALTSLDLSHLSNLKHLSCASNPLGSLDLSVCTQLEELYCGANGLNSLDLSTVPMLKKLYCSENNLSSLSFANNPLLEEVVCSSNDMTTLNISSLSNLKKLTAESCPLNGLDITGLTQLTQVACNFNQFQSFSHGNNSALTSLEITGYPGNVGGILNLSDVPTLKTLTCNNLALTGLNLTGVQLTSLQFSGNQITTIDISNMPGLTSIVGNYNNLQSMFIKNGAVSSDQYLFNFYGNPNLQYICCDEGELSVIQAKLATSQYAGMNNVTYNTYCSFVPGGAFHSIDGVARFDDGNNGCSDTDPLFSHLRMKVSAGAVSSFLVGDGTGLYDIDLQAGTYTITPQPENPTYFTVTPTSATITLPAASNPITQSFCIKANGSHPDVEVAIVPENRARPGFVSRYEIVLRNKGNKTASGVVNFDFPEDYLTPASVNPAPDTDSSSAYSWSYNDLLPYEIRTFHAWFTLNTPLDPDFPLESGDVLSYTATATLQYTDDLPADNTFTFNHRVVNSNDPNDKTCLEGDTIVPEKVGEYVHYVIRFENVGSAEAENIVVKDVIDTNKFDINTLVPLTGSHDFVTKIRNTNTVEFIFENIMLPFDDANNDGYVSFKIKTKPNLVLGNTFSNSASIYFDFNAAIVTNTALTTVANLGAQGFGDTSLTVWPNPVHDRLYVTTTQPVDYLELTDLSGRSLRAIAHSESVSVAGLPTGVYLLTVTSGGKATARKVVVE